In the Ranitomeya imitator isolate aRanImi1 chromosome 2, aRanImi1.pri, whole genome shotgun sequence genome, CATAATTACATTTAGTTGATAATTGCCTTATGGTTCCCAGGAGCTTTACAAATCAACATCTCGAATCTCCAAAGTGAACTCTCCTTAGATACACATTGTATAAATCCACCATAGAGACCCTCTGCTCTCCATAAGACATCCATGCATCTTCGCGAATCACCGATCGTACAAAAGATGTTTGTCTCATCAGAGGGTAATGGAGACAATAAACCTCACCGTCACTGACTTCGTTCTCCTCGGCTTCCATGAGCTTCCAGACTTCCAGTTGGTtttctttttcatatttctggtcatCTATGTCGCAACGTTGGTTGGAAATTCATTAACAACTGGTCTATTTTGCATTGACCCTCATTTCCACACTCTCATGTATATACTCCTGTGTAACATGTCAGTATTGGATATGTCCTTCACCTCAATGATTCTACCAAAGTTATTGAACATCTTTCTAACTGGGAACAATGTCATCTCCTACCATGGTCGTATCGCTCAGGTTTTCTTTTTTGTGGTGCTCATAGTGTCGGAATACTTCATTCTGGCTGCCATGGCTTACGATCGTTACGTGGCCATCTGTCATCCCCTTCATTACTCTTATTTCATGAGCCTGCAGATCTGTTTCTGGATGGCATGGACATCTTGGAGCATAGGAGTCCTTGAGGGCATTTTCTTCATCATTCTGATATCATCTTGTACATTTTGTAGGTCAAATGAAGTAGACCATCTCTTCTGTGATATGAAGCCTCTAATGATACTTTCTTGTAGCGACACACAGACTATAGAAATGGTAATATTTGTTCTTGGTGTCATCATTGGCTTTGTCCCCTCAAACATGACCTTGGTGTCctacatctatatcatctctacaaTCTTGAAGATTAACAGGAAGGAAGACACAAAACCTTCTCCACCTGCTCCTCACACCTCACAGTCATCCTCTTGTTTTACGGAACGGTCCTCGGCATGTACATGAGGCCAAAGTCCAGCTATTCCATGGACCAGGACAAGGTGTTTGCCATCTTGTATGCCGGAGTCATTCCAATGCTCAACCCTCTCATTTACAGCTTGAAAAATCAGGAGGTGAAGAAAGCTCTATGCAGAATAAAGAAAAAAACTATATTTTGCCAGGCTAcgctaaatataaaactagaaatcaaAGCCATGTTTTCCAACATTTAAGAAGATTTTTCCAACCTACACAGAAGAGAATCCAAAGTCTTTGTGAAACTTGATGGCCGCGAGATGGTTTCACTGGAGATCCCAAAGGCAGAGCTCTGAAGAACTTTGTTAGTCCAGTACAGCCATATCTTCAGTTGTCCTAAAGATAATAAATGGAGAGGAGGTGTGAATGTGCAGCCATTGCTCTATTTGAACAGGTCACATCATAGTCCTGTTGTGGGACCCGATGATCAATTGTGGATAGATGACTCTTTGCAAAGTTGGGACAACAGCTTTAATGCATGTTTCATATACAGACCGTTTATAATTGATCTACAATTAGCTAAATGTCTTTCGTGAAATATATAACTATAGTTCTGTGTATTAGATAAATTACTATACTATACCGTTGTAATCAGAATTTGTTAAGTCCCACTGTAAATTCGGGTTTATTAGCAAAACGTAAAACTTTGTTTTTTGTAGTAAAGGAATGTAAATAGCAAATCACAATAAaacgattttttttctccaaatttaGCATAAAATTCCACGTTGACTAACTACTGCAGTGTAAGAATAATTTATCCCCCTAAATATGAACCCTCATAACAGCGCGCATTTCCAAACAACTCTAGCATACCAGACGTAATAATAAGCAAGGGCTTCATTAGTTGCACCTGATGTGCCTGAGAAAATACACATCAAATACCTAGACTGGCTGTGAAATTATGGGCATTTGATTGCATGCAGGGTCAGActagggtgtctggggcccacaggaggaattgtCTGTAGGGGCTCACCCTACAGCTGTATACAAATATCTGTAATCcattatccccattatagtgggACATCGACTGTCaacaggcggctcctgcacatctactgtgcgccaccataactgggatgtacaattatggtagtttgcattaaagggcttctttatttaaaacaagttataataatagcaaatacaagggagaaatactgccacaccatgaccagaccacatagtaaccgaataatGCTACATAGAGGGGAGAAATACCAACACATTGTGACCAAaccacatagtaaccgaataatacTGCATACAGGGTATAAATACTGCTACATCATgaccacaccacatattaccaccacgtagtgactatatactgcaatactgatcatgagtaaaaaccacaatactaccaacactgttattaccaccagtgacattatacacaggtgctctgtatatagtatagcatatagtgtcagtgtacaggtaatgcagtgatcaccagtgacattacacacaggagctctgtacacagtgtcagtgtacaggtaatacagggatcaccagtgacattatacacaggagctctgtatatagtgtcagtgtacaggtaatacagagatcaccagtgacactatacacaggagcttgtatatagtgtcagcttacaggtaatacagtgatcaccagtgacattatacacaggcgctCTGCATACAGCTTATAATGTGCAgttaatacagggatcactggaGACATTATACCCagtaactctgtatatagtgtataatgtacaggtaatacagggatcaccagtggcattatacacagtagctcagtatatagtgtcagtgtacagataatacagtgatcacatgtgacattatacacaggagctctgtacacagcttataatgtgcaggtaatacagggatAACTGGAGACATTATACCCAGTAACTCTATATATAGTGTattatgtacaggtaatacagggatcaccagtgacattatacacaggagctctgtatacagtatcagtgtacaggtaatatagtgatcaccagtgacattatacacaggagctctgtatatagtgtcagtgtacaggtaatacatagatcaccagttacattatacacaggaactctgtatatagtgtcagtgtacaggtaatacagggatcaccagtgatattatacacactagctctgtatatagtgtcagtgtacatgtaatacagtgacattatacacaggagctctgtatatagtgttcagagacacctgcacaaatatggaccATTAAAAAAGTAAAGCATATTACAGCAGTAAATGCTCTAATTgccccctacagtaattatgtcccccacTTGCCACAATAAactaataatgtatgttcctcattccTGCTCCAATATAGTAATTAAGTCCCTCATTCTGGTCCACTTTATTTAATAATGTTCCGCATCTTGGGCATTTATGTCACTTTCCTTGGCTGGCTCATACGTCCCTTGGCCTGGCTGAAGTCCTATTATGTCCCTTGGTTTGACTGCCCCCCTTATGTCCCTTAGCCTGAATGGCCCCCTTTATATCCCTCAGCCTGGCTGGCCCCTCCATATGTCTATTGGCCTGGTTGGCCCTCCCATATGTCCTTTGGCCTGGCTGGCCCTCCATAAGTCCCTTGGCCTGGATGGCCCCACAAATGTCCCTTGGCCTGCCTGGCCTTGCATGTGTCTTGCCTGCCTGGCCCCCCTATATCCCTTGGTCTGGCTGGGTCACCAATATGTCCCTTGACCTTGCTAGCCCCTCATATGTCCCTTGGCATGGCTGCTTCCACAAATATCCATTGGCTTggctggcccccatatgtcccttgaCTTAGCTGTTCTCCCATATGTCCATTGGTCTGGCTGGCCCCCCATATGTCCCTTGGCTTGGCTGGCACCCCATTATGTCCTTTGGCCTGGCTGGCTCCCATTATGTCTCTTGGCCTGGCTGTCTCCCATTATGTTCCTTGGCCTGGCTGCCCCCCATGTCCCTGACACTTGACGCTATTTTTCTCTTAATGTATTTTTGGGGTTTTGAatgactaaaaagtaaaaaaaaagtaaactaaAGTCATACATATATTCATTTTCTTTATCAGACGACTTATAAATGATGATCTACATGGCACAGAGCCATCAGATTTCCACCATCTGATTTATTGAATTGAGAATTTATTGGACCCTCTTAATCATTTCTCTTCAGTGTTGGTTTTTCTAGGCTGTAGCATATTTTGAAACTGTTGGCTGAGAACGTAAATGTTCGGATAAATCCAAAGGAGACATTTTATTTCAAAAATGGAAATGAATATTCCCATTGAATATGATTTCCGTGGTTGTAGAAACTGTAGCCCTTTACCAGTGAATGTCCTGATTAGGAATTATAGCTATTTGTATAGAACAATTGTGGCCATACACAGTAGACTTACATCAACCAACACCCCGATTTCTGCCAACCATCTCATTATTCATTCACCGACTGGACCTTAAAGAAATAAAAGCTGGATGTATAAAAAATGACAAACTTATTACTCACCTACCGTCACCCATCTGGATCCTTTGCTCTGCTCCGTGATCTGTGCTGTCATTGGGACTGAAGACATCAACACTCAACCCCCGGGATTGTGCACTGATCAaagtcacctgactgctgcagccaatcacaatcCTCAGCAGTCTAGCGGCTGGTTGAATGTTGATGTCTCTTGTCTTGGTGTAGATCTCGGAGCAGACAACTCCTTCAACTTTCCGTCCAAGCCAGAAGATAGACTATTTATTCAGTCTTGGATGGAACATCACGGCTACAGCCAACCACTGGCAAGTTGCATCCGCCATTAAAAGGAATGAGCAAGAGACTGTCAGGGAACACAGACAACAATGCAAAGGAGCAGAGCCGCTCTGGTGGGTGAGAATCTTCTCCTTTCTTTGTCTCTAGACCTCCATGGGCCCATAAGTAACATATCAATACTTGGCTGCCATCTTGGTCCACCTATGAAGCCGAGCGACAGCCATAGGAGATATCCACTATGAACTGTAATAAGCACATAGAAGAAGAGATCAGACATTCACAAGTTAAAGTACCCAACGGAGGATACAAAATAAAGCAAGAGTAAATTAAAAgaattaaaaaacataaaaatgattaaaaaaaagaaaagaaaaaaatcaaacataaaaaCTGAAATAACCCCCCTTAATTAAAATAATGACAAAAAAATAATATCTGGAAAATTCAGATCTATTAAAATGCAATTACAGGCATTATATGTGCCCCAAAAATACCAACAATAACTGCGGCTCAACTCTCATAAAATCAACCAGCATACAGTTCCATCGATTGAAAAATGACGGGTCTCAGAGAATGGTGACACAAACCagttttgtttcttttctttttttttaacagatttctacattttttcatcacttaaataaaagcgCTACAAGTTTGATACAGCTGTAATTTTAATaaaacaaaacctaaaaaacaaCGTCAGAATTGTGCGTTTTTGTCACcaattcaccgcacttggattttttttttctgttttccagtacattatatgaaaaaaaaaaactgaggaaGAAACTAAGGCTATATAACCTTTGAAAATTACTTGCTTGAGGACTTGTTTACACATTGtggctttgctgctttttttctgtgaaaaaaaacaaacaaaacttttttaaaattatttttctctTGGGGATTTAAGGGATCCAAGCATTTTTTCATATCTGCAACGTCATTTCTTTCggagtttttgcagcgtttttccacccattcaaatgaatgggaaaaaagcacataaaaacgcataaaaaacaaccaaatctgctgcaaatactcaacgtTTGCACATACACTTAGAAGGTCCTGATTTTGATGTAAGTCACTCGCAGAACTCACCGATACATAAAACTGTATATAATGCAACATCTTACAAAtattaaaggaaacttgtcacttgattcatactgcccaaaccacgggcagcatgaatcagatcctggCTGCATGATTgtagccaggtatatttttcttGGAAACGCTCCTTTAATATCCGGCAAGGAACCATGGAAGGAGACAAGACTAGTGCAGCTCTTCCCAGCACCGCTAGAGGTGATTGTCAGGCAGTGGCATAGATAAACTCTGTGTAAAATTGTGACCTGGGCCCCATCTGTATGTTGGT is a window encoding:
- the LOC138666851 gene encoding olfactory receptor 6C75-like, translated to METINLTVTDFVLLGFHELPDFQLVFFFIFLVIYVATLVGNSLTTGLFCIDPHFHTLMYILLCNMSVLDMSFTSMILPKLLNIFLTGNNVISYHGRIAQVFFFVVLIVSEYFILAAMAYDRYVAICHPLHYSYFMSLQICFWMAWTSWSIGVLEGIFFIILISSCTFCRSNEVDHLFCDMKPLMILSCSDTQTIEMVIFVLGVIIGFVPSNMTLVSYIYIISTILKINRKEDTKPSPPAPHTSQSSSCFTERSSACT